A region of the Hydra vulgaris chromosome 12, alternate assembly HydraT2T_AEP genome:
tttttatagctataatTGTCAATGCCCTTTTGTATCGGCATTATTGAGTGTATTTTATGGATGGTAAAATAAAGTACATTGTTTTCTTTTGACAGATAAAAACCtatattttttggattaaacaggttttaaactcttttggtaCAAAATTTCAGAACTGTAGCATTACTACAAGCACCTTATAAGGGTAAAAGTAAATGGAATAACTTTCGGCACTTTCCCCCCCTCATTTTACAGTCAAAATCAAGAAAACTTCAAGTTGCATTAAGTTATAAGCGAATaggaattttatgaaaaaattttacagtcTTTGCTAATATATATCTCTAAACATTTGTgccaagtttcaaaaaatttggtGATGTAGGGTgcagatttgtgtttttttgtgttttttgaaaaatttttactcgaagttcaatgtttttttgtaatatattaattttttagtctcTTACTGAAGATAATTTACCacatataaatagtaatataagGTTGCTTTACGatgtattgtatattttattaaacatttcatattttaatcgTAGAAATAACTAccatatttattgtataaacttttcaaagttgatgaatattaacaataaatagctctaattaattttttattttgtattttttacttatgcATCTTTACTTATTGTGGAGCCCAGGACCTTCAGGCATGGCAGGGGCCCGGGGGAAATCCACCTAACTCCTGGGCCAGTCCGATCCTGCTTTTTGCAATAAGACATTAATAAGATGCCCTACTATGATCCTAATAGgagtttcaatttttcaaaaatgtattttttaaaattgaaagtcTCTTTTCTTATTAGCAATTTTAGGGCATTTAACCAGGACGTTCACGCCTCCTTCAATGCCAATGTCAAAAATGTGTATCCAATTCAAATGTTGCACTAATCAAATTGTCATAAACGTAAATCTTTAGGATAATATGAtaatgagcagccgtggcgcagtggatagagttctggctcagaacccagaggtcctaggttcgacgccagctccagcccaacaagcgacattggtacggaaggaggcgtgaacctcctattaaatgctcttccgcggtgctctgtgataagaccgtaaggacatccgggagcacctaaaataactacaaaaaaaaaaaaaaatactattataaaatattaaaaaatttaactcgtTTTACAATACGACTCTTACGTAAAACAACACGGAGCCCACGGAGAAAACGAAAAGAATATGAAGTCCTGAAGTCCACGATAGAGACTAAAAGACAAAATTAAAGGAGcgatatataaagaaaaagttgtaATCCATTAATCAACTAagtgaatttattatttatttaagagaatttcttttaaagatatgcgttaggatttattaaaaactaagttGTAACTTTTGGATCGTTTGTCGATCGTTAACTAcaaattattattctttattatagttGTTTATGTGATAAttgcattttattgttgttttgaaatatttatttcataattattaactaacaaatttatttaagatactgaaagaatttaattaagaatatattaagaaaattatttaagatattattaagaaaatgatTTAAGATATTATTAAGAATTGAGGttcataaaattcatttattaagtataattgtacacaaagttatttaagttaatatataaagttgatatataaaaatatataagttagtATATATAAAGTCGAGGTCAAaggttatattattatttattattatttttgctacgAGGGTTCAATTTGACTGGACATTTTGTTGATACGAGGTTTTATTCATTCATCGAGGTCTCAATTTGAAAAGGTCATACAGTTGTATTTAAAGCCACataccatttatatatatataataaagttatttatttcttttcttaatattattatgtCTAATCTTGCTAATAAACGTAGAGGACGAACGGTGGCCGTCAATTCAGTCAGGCGTATTGTCGAGCAAGCTAGCAATTTTATGGTTAGTGGTTTGCACAGAGATTGCTTGAATGAGTTGAcgagtctgaaaaaaaaagccaTTGATAAGTATTTGAAAATTACACAGTTTGATTGGGTGGATGAGGAGTTAGAACAAGAATAAATTACGAGTACagagtttaacattttttataagcgATTTATTTTAGGTATCgaagattttattaataaaaataatgtaaatgatATAAGTTCGAATAAGTTTATTAGCAAGACAATTAAGCTTCCCGCTCTTAAATTAGAAATCTTTGACGGTACACAAGAAAATTGgcaaactttttatgaaaattttgattGCGCTATAAATAAGAATATGGAATTGTCTGATAGGGTAGGGTGGGGCAAGATGCCCCCCTTAACAAACTTTAGCGTATAtaacaaatacttttacattttcttgtaatttttctttttaatatcaaagtCTACTTATAAGAGAAGACATTGGCAAGATAAAATAACTACTTTATTACTGGTGatgaactttaaaattaaaaaaactaataattgtGCAAGGAGACATTTTGCCCCAGCCGTGGGGCAAGATGCTCCAAAGAGTGCATCTTGCCCCAAACCTTTtaaacagttgttaaaaataactatcagttaaaataaaagctattaatagttctttattaaaactctttacattttattaaaataactgaaatataAACACTGCAATTATTCTATGCAATTGTCttgaagataaataattttttttaatttatatcactAACATAAATGTTCAAATAACATATACATGATTATGATTCACAGTAGTAGCATAAGTCTGAATCATCTGGACCACATGAAAAGTGGTACCAAGATGTACATTTACTACATTGTGTCCAATCATCAAATGGTGGCACATTGTATGGACAAGAGCATATGGTGCATAGAGTTGTATCAGTGATAAAAATTTCAGAGGCAGAAACCAtatctttcttctttttcatttgtttctttatgcCATTAGGTCTTTCTGCTTTCAGCTTTTCAGGCTTTTTCACCTTTTTTGTCTTcaaatttattgatttcattttttgcttGATCACCTTATTAAGTGCAGCTTTTTCTTTACGCAATATGACTgcttgttgctttttttttacattgttttcaTGCTCTTCTAGTCGCTTCTTGAAAGGTGAAGAAGTAAGGTTTTTCTCTTTTGTTGTCTTAAAACAGGAATTTTGGGACGTGGAGAAAtcttttccaaaatatttaagGGAGAATTAAAGCCAAGATACTCATCAACAATTGGCAAAACTGCATCATCAACGGCCTTCAATTTTGCAGCTGTAGTTGTTGTGCTCATGACATTTGCCAACTGTATAGGTGCAACAAGAGGAAAATTAGGCAATTCACTAGATTGCTGACAGATTTTCAATGGCTCAGCTTCATTAGTGAGCAAAGTTGCTTCAAAGGcttcatcattaaaaaaaaggtcatttaTTGGGTACAAACCAGAGCATCTAAAACCATTGATTGCTTTGTCAATGTTTGCAGTAAAGTTGTAGACAGTTGCAAAAATACCTGCCatgtcaaaaaatgaaattctacGCCCCTGATGTGATAACATCCAGTTGCTTGCTGCTGTATTGTAGCCAActtttaatggtttaaaaaatgtacGATCTAAAGGTTGCATTTTGTGTGTACAATGAGGTGGAAGAGTTATGAGATGGATCCCATTGTCACGACAAAAGTTAATGTCCTCAAGTGTTTTGTGACTGTGATGACCATCAAGTACAATTAATTGCTCATTAGTTTTAGATGCATTAGTCACAGCAACAAAATGTGTTAACCATTCAATGAATAAAGATGAATCAGTCCATCCACTGGAGCTAACTCTAATAATTGAGCCTGAAGGTGCACCAACAGCCAGCCTATCAGTCATTCGCTTACGGGGAAATATAAATAAGGGTGGGACATAAGTGCCACTTGCACTCATTGCACACACAACTGTCACAATAGCACCTCTTTCTCCACTAGTTATTTTCGAAACTTGTCGTTTGCCTTTCGTTGCAATTATTTTTCCTGGCTTATGGACATTTGTGATTCCAGTTTCATCCATATTCCAGAGCTGTTTGGCTGAAAACTTATGTTCCTCAAATAATGACTtgtatactaaaaaaaactgatttactTTTGGTTTATTGAAGCCAATGGCTCTGCTTATACTTGTGGCTTGTGGAGTTCGAATAGAAAGTTGTGGATTGCAAGACATGAATCCTCGCAGCCAATCCACTCCTGCCATTTTTGACTCTTTATTAAAAGGATTATCGATTCCCATTTGCTTAGCAAAATCATATGCTAGGCAACGCACATCTATAGTTGTCAAGCCAAATAATGCTGTTTCCATAATCTGAACTTGTGTAACAATCTTTAATTCAAATTCTTTACTAAAAACAGGAAATTTTCCACCCAGAGACAAACCACCAGCTACTTTTACTTTTCCATCTCGATGacattgtaatgtttttttattaatactaaattCTGATGCAACATTCTTTAGACTGCAGCCCATCTTTATTACATCTAATGCTGACTTTATTCTATCATTTGTTGCACCTCTCTGTGTTTTTCGCACATAATTTCTCAccattatttgtaatatttaaatatgtatctaaagaaatattaaaaccttaaaattttaattatataaacataccAACACATACAcagtattatataattattcaatacattattattttatacattacaTAACATCTATAAATTAACTCTCTTTGAGTTAAATAAGAACTTATTAAAGTTACATGTACATACAAAATTACTCAAGATTATTAACAATAACACGATGTTGCAATTATTAATGATGTTGCATGCTAAACACAGCTCCTTTTAGTAGAAATTGTATTATGCGCATGTAATAATATATGAAGTTGTATTGATACAACTTCATTCAGCTGAATGCAATgcatatttgtaaaagttttacaaatatgtATTGAA
Encoded here:
- the LOC136087898 gene encoding uncharacterized protein LOC136087898 → MVRNYVRKTQRGATNDRIKSALDVIKMGCSLKNVASEFSINKKTLQCHRDGKVKVAGGLSLGGKFPVFSKEFELKIVTQVQIMETALFGLTTIDVRCLAYDFAKQMGIDNPFNKESKMAGVDWLRGFMSCNPQLSIRTPQATSISRAIGFNKPKVNQFFLVYKSLFEEHKFSAKQLWNMDETGITNVHKPGKIIATKGKRQVSKITSGERGAIVTVVCAMSASGTYVPPLFIFPRKRMTDRLAVGAPSGSIIRVSSSGWTDSSLFIEWLTHFVAVTNASKTNEQLIVLDGHHSHKTLEDINFCRDNGIHLITLPPHCTHKMQPLDRTFFKPLKVGYNTAASNWMLSHQGRRISFFDMAGIFATVYNFTANIDKAINGFRCSGLYPINDLFFNDEAFEATLLTNEAEPLKICQQSSELPNFPLVAPIQLANVMSTTTTAAKLKAVDDAVLPIVDEYLGFNSPLNILEKISPRPKIPVLRQQKRKTLLLHLSRSD